GGCACCAAGAAAAGCGATCAACCAATGAAGAAATATCCAGAGTGCTAAAAACAAGCATGAGGAAAATTGACCGCGTCAAAAAGCGTTTTGTTGTAGATGGGCTTGACATAGCCCTTAATGGCAAAAAGGAAATCGTGTATATACCAAAAAGGCGGATGGTGATTTTGAAGCTCATCTGGTCGCCTTGAGCTGCGGTGAGCCGCCGGAAGGTTTCTCCAGGTGGACCTTGCGGTTACTGGCTGATAAAGTGGTTGATCAATAGTCATTTTCTATTTTTCCTACGAACCGGGTATGGCAGGAGCCTTGCGGCTCCTTCCCCCCTGAGAACCGTGCGTGATACGCGAAAAGGGGGACATCCTATTTTACCCCAACAAGAGTAAACGGGCGGGGTGCCTTCAGAAACATCGGAGTAATGTCGACCCAGCTTCCTCAGCGGCAAGATACATCCTGCTGCCAGACATATCTGATATGATATATTTGTTTTTCGTCTCGAAGCCAGAGAGAATTTCGCTCCATTCCTTCTGTTGGCTCACAGTAAGTCCGCTAATTGATGATAATTTATCCATTATAAGCTCATACTGGTTCTTACTCAGATAACGTCCACCATTACCAGCGGGCAGGGCAAATGTGCCGGTGTAAGTGACAATTAGACATTATTAAACTTGACGAAAGCTAAAAATGCCGCGACCTTGCCCTTCTGAGTGCATGGTGTTGTTGGCCTGTCAGTAGATGCAGGCATCTAATATCGATAGCACGTTTGCCAGCAGTTCATCTGAGGCACGTTCGATGCGCTTCGCTCGACGGGTACGAAAGTCAACTGACTTGACCTGCTCAACCATGATGAACCCCGTCAGGCTGCTGCTTTTCGGAACAGGCACGTGGAAGGGAAACCCGCGTCC
Above is a genomic segment from Deltaproteobacteria bacterium containing:
- a CDS encoding mRNA-degrading endonuclease — its product is MAVYVPRQGDIITVTFDPQSGHEQKGRRPALVVSKDLFNRSTGLAIVCPLTSTGRGFPFHVPVPKSSSLTGFIMVEQVKSVDFRTRRAKRIERASDELLANVLSILDACIY